The nucleotide sequence CGGACCTGTCGCCCGCGTTTGTAGATCGTGCTCATCGCTACATGAGCGACGCAGCGCTGCCGATTCCCGCTTACTTGATCGGCAAGGAGTACATCTTGTCTGGCAACGACAATCGCGACAACGCGACGTACAAGCTCGATGTGACGATCGCGGATCCTTCCACGGTGTACATGCTGATTGACAATCGCTTGTCCGACGCCGACGGCGCTACGCCACCGACTTTCGATGCGACTCACATGCAATGGATTGTCGATCAGGGCTGGGCGGCCACTGCCAACGGCTTGAATCGTGGCTTGAACGTCAATCTCCCGGACGAACTCGCTTTCGACGAAGGGGCCGATGGTACCGTGAATCAGTATTACTCCGTCTATCAAAAGAAGTTTCTCGCGGGGACGTTCAGCTTGCTTCAAGCCGAAAACGCCGGCCAAAACATGTACGGCGTGGTCATCGCGCCGGACGGAGAAATTGTGGTTGGCGATGTGAACGGCGACGAGGTCGTGGATTTGCTGGACTTTGGGGTCATCCGCGACCACTTTCGCACAGGCGCCGCGCCCGCAGAAGGCGATCTGAATTTTGACGGGACGGTCGACTTCGACGACTTTCAAATTTGGAAGACCGCGTTCGGCGGAGGAGCGCCCGCCAACGTACCGGAACCAACCACGTCGGCCATCGCTCTGATCGCGTGCGCCGTGATGGCTGGGCGCAGCGCATGGCGGAAAGTTCGCGGTGCGGCGTCTCTCCTCGGATTGCTCGGCCTGCTCGCCGGGCCAGTTTCCGGTGCGACGATCGTAAGTGTGGTGGAAACGGGCGGTGACAACGAAGCCACGGATACGATTCCCGCTCAATGGTCCGGCCAAACCTGGCAAGTGACCGTCGCGGGCGAGCCCTTGCTGGATTCCGTCGTCGGGGCCAATTTTACCGCGGGTTTGTTTGGCCACTTCGCTCCGTCGTTCGTCGATCGGGTCCATCGCTATTCCGACGTCACCGCCTCGAATACGCTGCCAATTCCCGGGTATCTCGTGGGCTCTGAATACCTTTTGTCGGGTAACGACAATCGCGACAACGCGACGTACCGATTGGACGTGACGGTCAACGCCGCGGCGACGGCCTACATTTTGATTGACAATCGCCTGTCGGACACAAGCAACGCGAATCCGCCGACATTCGATGCGACGCACATGCAATGGATTATCGATCAAGGTTGGGCTCCCACGGCACATGGATTAAATCGCGCCGGCGACCCCGCGCTTCCCGATGAAGTCGCGTTCGATGAGGGCGCCAACGACACGATCGAGCAATACTACTCGGTGTACCAGAAGGCTTTCCCGGCGGGCACGTTCAGCTTGTTTCAAGCCGATAACGCCGGACAAAACATGTACGGAGTCGTCGTAAAGCCAGGCGCCGCCGCCGTCGTTGGCGATGTCAATGGCGACCTGTTTGTGGACATTCAGGATTTCGATATCATCCGCCTCAACTTCCGCACTGGCACGACTCCTGAGCAAGGAGATCTAGACTTTAGCGGCCTGGTCGATCTGTCGGACTTTAAAATCTGGAAAAACGCCTTCTCCGGGCCACTCCCTGTGGGCGTACCGGAGCCTTCAGCCTTCATGTTGTTGGGCATGGGTTTGGCCGCTGCCGCACTTGTTCGAGTACGTCGCAGCGCGGCGCATGCCGTGGTCATGGGCGCCATGTTGCTGAGTGCGAACGCGTCTCAAGCGCAAAGCACCATCGTGTTTGTGCCGACGGGCGACGGAGATTGGAATGCGCTAGCGAGCTGGATCGACCCGGTATCTCAGCAGAATTTCATTCCGGGGGATAACTATCCCGACGAAGTGCCCGGAATCAACAACGGCGGCACGGCTTTCCTCAACGTCGCCGCGCTCCACTCTGTGGGCGGCGTGCTGATCGCGGAAGGCGCGGGCTCATCAGGCCGGCTGGACATTCGCAACGGCGGATCGTTGAACGTCGTTGCGGCGGCGACGCCTGCCGCAAATGGTAGCGTCACCGTGGGGCAAGCAGGCACGGGGCGTTTGACCCTCGCGGGCAACGGTTCACTCACCGCGCGGAATCTGAGTCTCGGCGGCGCTAGCGGCAGCACGCTTGAGGCGTCCGGAACCGCTAAGATCGCGCTCTCCGGCAGTGCGGTTTTGGCACGTAATACGCGGCTCGTTGGCCCCAATGTCGATTTCGACGTGGCGGGGAATCTGAGCGTCAACGGCGTTTACCAACCGTCGATCAGCCCGGCCGGCGCCAGCATCGTTAACGTAACTGGCTCGGCCAGTGTCGGCGGTCGTCTCGATGTGAACTTCGACGGCGTGACGCCCGCCTTCGGTAACTCCTGGCAACTGATCAATGCCGCCACGGCAACGGGCAGGTTCTCGAGCATCACCAGCAACGTCGCGCTGCCGCGCGGACTGGTGTACGATCAGGCCGTCAACGCCGGAGGGAGCGGCGACGTTTCGGTCCGCGTGGTTAATCGCCTCATCTTGTCAGTGGATCGAGGTACTGGCGCCACCATCATCGAAAACGTCGCCGGAGGGCCAGTGAACTTCGATGGCTACGGCATCAATTCCCCACTGGGATCGCTCGACGCCAGCGATTGGAGCAGCCTCGATAAAAAGAATCTCGGTTCATGGCTCGAGGCACCGCCGACGAACACTGATCTGGGCGAATTGGCCCCCTTTGCCGGGTCGACTCTGCCCGTGGGACAAAGTCTGAGTCTGGGAACTCCGTTCAAATTCACTCCGACGGCTTTCGGCCAGTCGGGCGACGACCTGACGTTCGACTATTCAACGGCGTCCGGGGAGACCATCCGCGGCCTGGTGGAGTATTCGGGGCCCCACAATACGCTGGTGTTGGTCGTCGACCCGGATACCGGCGACGCGGTCATTCAAAACCAATCGAGTTTCAGCGCCGCGATCAACGGCTACACTATCGGTTCCGCCAGCGGGTCGCTGCAATTCGCGAATGGCGCCTGGTTGAGCCTGGACGATCAGGGATTGTCTAGCTGGGAAGAGGCCAATCCTTCTGCGGAATTTTTGAATGAGTTGAATCCATTGGGAAGCTCGCTCTTTAGCTCGCGAATGCTGGTCGACTTGGGGACTCCTTTCAAGGTTACCGGTAAACGCGACTTGACGTTCGAAATCCATCTCGTCTCCGGGGAGACGATGTTGGGCGCCGTCGAGTACGGCGAGCCGATTAGCGTCGGGCAGCCGGGGGACACTGACAATGACGGTGATGTGGACATCACCGACTTAAACGGCGTGCGCAACAATTTTGGCAATAC is from Planctomycetia bacterium and encodes:
- a CDS encoding PEP-CTERM sorting domain-containing protein — its product is MYCVKSRALALVMVLTLVGIANSANIVSVVETGGDNEATDTIPAKWSGQTWQVTVAAEPLLDSVVGANYTAGLFADLSPAFVDRAHRYMSDAALPIPAYLIGKEYILSGNDNRDNATYKLDVTIADPSTVYMLIDNRLSDADGATPPTFDATHMQWIVDQGWAATANGLNRGLNVNLPDELAFDEGADGTVNQYYSVYQKKFLAGTFSLLQAENAGQNMYGVVIAPDGEIVVGDVNGDEVVDLLDFGVIRDHFRTGAAPAEGDLNFDGTVDFDDFQIWKTAFGGGAPANVPEPTTSAIALIACAVMAGRSAWRKVRGAASLLGLLGLLAGPVSGATIVSVVETGGDNEATDTIPAQWSGQTWQVTVAGEPLLDSVVGANFTAGLFGHFAPSFVDRVHRYSDVTASNTLPIPGYLVGSEYLLSGNDNRDNATYRLDVTVNAAATAYILIDNRLSDTSNANPPTFDATHMQWIIDQGWAPTAHGLNRAGDPALPDEVAFDEGANDTIEQYYSVYQKAFPAGTFSLFQADNAGQNMYGVVVKPGAAAVVGDVNGDLFVDIQDFDIIRLNFRTGTTPEQGDLDFSGLVDLSDFKIWKNAFSGPLPVGVPEPSAFMLLGMGLAAAALVRVRRSAAHAVVMGAMLLSANASQAQSTIVFVPTGDGDWNALASWIDPVSQQNFIPGDNYPDEVPGINNGGTAFLNVAALHSVGGVLIAEGAGSSGRLDIRNGGSLNVVAAATPAANGSVTVGQAGTGRLTLAGNGSLTARNLSLGGASGSTLEASGTAKIALSGSAVLARNTRLVGPNVDFDVAGNLSVNGVYQPSISPAGASIVNVTGSASVGGRLDVNFDGVTPAFGNSWQLINAATATGRFSSITSNVALPRGLVYDQAVNAGGSGDVSVRVVNRLILSVDRGTGATIIENVAGGPVNFDGYGINSPLGSLDASDWSSLDKKNLGSWLEAPPTNTDLGELAPFAGSTLPVGQSLSLGTPFKFTPTAFGQSGDDLTFDYSTASGETIRGLVEYSGPHNTLVLVVDPDTGDAVIQNQSSFSAAINGYTIGSASGSLQFANGAWLSLDDQGLSSWEEANPSAEFLNELNPLGSSLFSSRMLVDLGTPFKVTGKRDLTFEIHLVSGETMLGAVEYGEPISVGQPGDTDNDGDVDITDLNGVRNNFGNTGQVGSTAGDAFPFDGKVDISDLNAVRNNFGAAPGAQSVPEPASLGLVLTAVALVFAARQRRRD